In the genome of Octopus sinensis linkage group LG12, ASM634580v1, whole genome shotgun sequence, one region contains:
- the LOC115218006 gene encoding ankyrin repeat family A protein 2 — translation MTDKTKTQFPPPQSTVAIPSPQEPGYKLTDSATKHVTSRSRVPISPVKKLTNGRSYHLMSPIDSDQELNDLEVATVLAEGESHVQKYSAINKNRKSDLAIKVTPSPFRPSTVITNLQRGNVQTTTPSIFQNISIHQKAAQGELVLLWQESTDNLNINKPDEQGLTALLWAAANGQLATVEYLLQNGANPYAQGNKGENALLFACCYGYIDIVKLLLKLGMEVNYVDESGNTALMYAVNNNHASCVKLLLEAGADLTMANEDQLTAMDLAVSHNHKSVQNVIENHLLSIFEGVTSPNTLK, via the exons ATGACTGACAAAACAAAAACCCAGTTTCCCCCACCTCAGTCAACAGTAGCGATCCCAAGTCCACAAGAACCTGGATACAAGTTAACAGATTCTGCTACAAAA CATGTAACCAGTAGAAGCAGAGTTCCGATTAGCCCAGTGAAGAAACTAACCAATGGACGTTCCTACCACCTCATGTCTCCTATCGACAGTGACCAGGAACTCAATGATCTAGAAGTGGCTACAGTCTTGGCTGAAG gaGAATCTCATGTGCAGAAATACTCAGCAATCAACAAAAACCGAAAGTCTGACCTAGCCATCAAAGTGACCCCATCACCATTCAGG CCTTCTACTGTGATCACCAACCTACAGCGTGGTAATGTACAAACGACAACACCATCAATATTTCAGA aTATCAGTATTCACCAGAAAGCTGCACAAGGAGAACTGGTTCTTCTCTGGCAGGAATCCACTGACA ATCTCAACATAAATAAACCTGATGAACAAGGTTTGACTGCTCTGCTGTGGGCTGCAGCCAATGGTCAGTTAGCGACAGTGGAATATCTGCTGCAAAATGGTGCTAATCCATATGCACAGGGAAACAAGGGTGAAAATGCCTTACTGTTTGCCTGTTGCTATGGTTACATTGATATAGTAAAACTACTTCTGAAACTTGGTATGGAAGTGAACTATGTAGACGAG agtggTAACACAGCATTGATGTATGCTGTCAACAATAACCATGCCAGTTGTGTGAAGTTACTGCTAGAAGCAGGAGCTGATCTTACCATGGCAAATGAAGATCAACTGACTGCTATGGATTTAGCTGTCAGTCATAATCACAAATCAG TTCAAAATGTTATTGAAAACCATCTTCTGTCCATATTTGAAGGTGTTACATCACCAAACAcattaaaatga